In Clupea harengus chromosome 13, Ch_v2.0.2, whole genome shotgun sequence, one DNA window encodes the following:
- the LOC116223183 gene encoding microfibril-associated glycoprotein 4-like: MGPLLLLLPLLAVAAHAEHFLPLDCGAIRDRNASSPSGVYATYPAGPLSPLRVYCDMESDGGGWTVFQRRLDGSVNFFRPWEAYRAGFGSADGELWLGLENMLLLTLRTQNELRVDMEDWAGNRAHAHYASFSLEPEAAGYQLALGRFVDGEAGDAMSGHNGMKFTTFDRDQDSWGKNCASQYMGAFWYSACHTANPNGLYIPKSNSPHESVYNSWKTWKGNGYSLKSISMKMRPVSQCSHSTDF; this comes from the coding sequence ATGGGTCCCCTGCTGCTTCTTCTACCGCTGCTCGCCGTGGCGGCCCATGCCGAGCACTTTCTCCCTCTAGACTGCGGCGCCATCCGCGACCGCAACGCCAGCAGCCCCAGCGGTGTGTATGCCACCTACCCGGCAGGCCCCCTCTCCCCGCTGCGCGTCTACTGCGACATGGAGAGCGACGGCGGGGGCTGGACAGTGTTCCAGCGCAGACTCGATGGCTCTGTGAACTTCTTCCGACCCTGGGAGGCCTATCGAGCGGGTTTTGGTAGCGCCGACGGGGAGCTCTGGCTGGGCCTAGAGAACATGCTGCTGCTGACGCTGCGGACACAGAACGAGCTGCGTGTGGACATGGAGGACTGGGCAGGGAACCGGGCGCACGCCCACTATGCCTCCTTCTCGCTGGAGCCTGAGGCGGCCGGCTACCAGTTGGCCCTGGGGCGCTTCGTGGACGGGGAGGCGGGGGATGCCATGAGTGGCCACAACGGCATGAAGTTTACCACCTTCGACAGGGACCAGGACAGCTGGGGGAAGAACTGCGCGAGCCAATATATGGGTGCGTTCTGGTACAGCGCCTGCCACACGGCAAACCCTAACGGTTTATATATACCAAAATCGAATTCACCACATGAATCAGTGTACAACAGCTGGAAAACTTGGAAAGGGAATGGGTACTCTTTGAAAAGCATCTCAATGAAAATGAGACCGGTGTCTCAATGTTCTCATTCTACTGATTTTTGA